The Halobacterium litoreum genome includes a region encoding these proteins:
- a CDS encoding chemotaxis protein CheC, which produces MRVDLDAVASFSETGDEGGRRAAESLETMTGVAANCDLTRTTLVDADGLEAFLGDEPTRFEVEFGGALSGRAYVSFDGAFARNVADELAMGEAALPEIANILTSGFVDVWAERAPDTIDIHPPVEVEDDESLAPDASVVDGAAFVFESQVTFAGAGECRFAVVPDAESFAEFLAADDDAMSWDGLSAYLRLASESAANVQSHLAAMTGVDAELVESHVDFVPVERVPSLLDDAAYEGAVFESEGAVESVIAILFDEAEPGAVAGAMLGDDPDPDLAESAVAELGNVTASGFLDEWANALDTTIDVSTPSHVRDDGRAVLDTVAAAYGRHADTIAVVNTTVALGDDLVCRVCAFPNPEDADTLGEIAAALDANAGETE; this is translated from the coding sequence ATGCGAGTCGACCTCGACGCCGTCGCGTCGTTCAGCGAGACCGGCGACGAGGGCGGCCGCCGGGCCGCCGAGTCGCTGGAGACGATGACCGGCGTGGCCGCGAACTGCGATTTGACGCGCACGACGCTCGTGGACGCGGACGGCCTCGAAGCGTTTCTCGGCGACGAACCGACCAGATTCGAGGTCGAGTTCGGCGGCGCGCTCTCCGGGCGCGCGTACGTCTCTTTCGACGGCGCGTTCGCCCGGAACGTCGCCGACGAACTGGCGATGGGAGAGGCGGCGCTCCCGGAGATCGCGAACATCCTCACCAGCGGGTTCGTGGACGTGTGGGCGGAACGCGCCCCGGACACCATCGATATCCACCCGCCCGTCGAAGTCGAGGACGACGAGTCGCTCGCGCCGGACGCCAGCGTCGTCGACGGCGCGGCGTTCGTCTTCGAGAGCCAGGTGACGTTCGCGGGCGCCGGCGAGTGCCGGTTCGCCGTCGTACCCGACGCCGAATCCTTCGCCGAGTTCCTCGCCGCCGACGACGACGCGATGTCGTGGGATGGCCTCTCGGCGTACCTCCGGTTGGCGTCAGAGAGCGCGGCGAACGTCCAGTCCCACCTCGCCGCGATGACGGGCGTGGACGCCGAGCTGGTGGAGTCCCACGTCGACTTCGTGCCCGTCGAGCGCGTGCCGTCGCTGTTGGACGATGCTGCCTACGAGGGTGCCGTCTTCGAGAGCGAGGGCGCCGTCGAGAGCGTCATCGCCATCCTCTTCGACGAGGCCGAACCGGGCGCCGTCGCGGGCGCGATGCTCGGCGACGACCCGGACCCCGACCTCGCCGAGAGCGCGGTCGCCGAACTCGGCAACGTCACCGCGAGTGGCTTCCTCGACGAGTGGGCCAACGCCCTCGACACCACCATCGACGTGTCCACGCCGTCTCATGTCCGGGACGACGGGCGCGCCGTCCTCGACACGGTCGCGGCGGCCTACGGCCGACACGCCGACACCATCGCCGTCGTCAACACCACTGTCGCGCTCGGCGACGACCTCGTCTGCCGGGTGTGTGCGTTCCCGAACCCCGAGGACGCCGACACGCTCGGCGAAATCGCGGCGGCGCTCGACGCGAACGCGGGTGAGACGGAGTGA
- the cheA gene encoding chemotaxis protein CheA — MDDYLEAFVREGEEHVTNLNNALLELESDPGNEEAMDEIFRTAHTLKGNFGAMGFEGASDLAHAVEDLLDEMRQGELEVTADRMDRIFEGIDAIEACLDEIEANGEVQRDVTDTIESVRAVLDEAAAEAEADAAASDDEDTAAGFDPLSVVDEATVADVDAGVYHVRVDMSDSEMKGVDGMFVLEAATESFDLLGADPEPDAINDGEFEDGFDLVVATEMTDVKATVESFPKLTGASVTEVTDFDGATDEEDGEDADDTVDTDDATDATPDADESAPASDDGSGDDESAVQSTDTEIQSVRVDVDQLDELHGLVEQLVTTRIKLRRGVEDSERQVLDELDELDKITSSLQDTVMDMRLVPMKKIVGKFPRLVRDLAREQDKQIDFVVEGDDVELDRTILTEISDPLMHLLRNAVDHGIEPPEVREANGKDPEGTITLSAERDRDRVLIQVEDDGAGIDHETMREKAVEKGVKSREEVEEMPDGEVEDLVFHPGFSTNEEVTDVSGRGVGMDVVRDTVTRLDGSVSVSSVPGEGTTFTMTLPVTVAIVKVLFVESGGEEYGIPIKTVDEISRMKPVKTVDGEEVITYDETVYPLVRLGGALNVPGETKNGDGMLVRIRDSERQVAIHCDDVRGQEEVVVKPFEGILSGIPGLSGAAVLGEGDVVTILDVATL; from the coding sequence ATGGACGACTATCTTGAAGCATTCGTGCGCGAGGGCGAAGAGCACGTCACGAACCTGAACAACGCCTTGCTCGAACTGGAGTCGGACCCGGGCAACGAGGAGGCGATGGACGAGATATTCCGGACGGCCCACACGCTGAAGGGGAACTTCGGCGCGATGGGGTTCGAGGGCGCGAGCGACCTCGCGCACGCCGTCGAGGACCTCTTAGACGAGATGCGACAGGGGGAACTCGAAGTGACCGCGGACCGCATGGACCGCATCTTCGAGGGCATCGACGCCATCGAAGCCTGCCTCGACGAAATCGAGGCGAACGGCGAAGTCCAGCGGGACGTGACAGACACCATCGAGTCCGTGCGCGCCGTCCTCGACGAGGCGGCGGCCGAAGCCGAAGCGGATGCCGCCGCCAGCGACGACGAGGACACCGCCGCCGGATTCGACCCCCTCTCGGTCGTCGACGAAGCGACGGTCGCGGACGTCGACGCCGGCGTCTACCACGTTCGCGTGGACATGTCCGACTCCGAGATGAAGGGCGTCGACGGGATGTTCGTGTTGGAGGCGGCGACCGAGTCCTTCGACCTGCTCGGCGCCGACCCCGAACCGGACGCCATCAACGACGGCGAGTTCGAGGACGGCTTCGACCTCGTGGTCGCCACCGAGATGACGGACGTGAAAGCGACCGTCGAGTCGTTCCCGAAACTCACGGGCGCGTCAGTCACCGAGGTCACCGATTTCGACGGCGCGACCGACGAGGAGGACGGCGAGGACGCGGACGACACCGTCGACACCGACGACGCGACCGACGCGACGCCGGACGCAGACGAGAGTGCGCCCGCCAGCGACGACGGCAGCGGGGACGACGAGTCTGCGGTGCAGTCCACCGACACGGAGATTCAGTCCGTGCGCGTGGACGTCGACCAACTCGACGAACTCCACGGCCTCGTCGAGCAACTGGTGACGACGCGCATCAAACTCCGGCGCGGCGTCGAGGACAGCGAGCGACAGGTCCTCGACGAACTCGACGAACTCGACAAGATTACGTCGAGTCTGCAGGACACCGTGATGGACATGCGGCTGGTCCCGATGAAGAAAATCGTCGGGAAGTTCCCGCGGCTCGTCCGCGACCTCGCGCGCGAGCAGGACAAACAGATCGACTTCGTCGTGGAGGGCGACGACGTGGAACTCGACCGCACCATCCTCACCGAAATCAGCGACCCGCTGATGCACCTGCTCCGGAACGCGGTCGACCACGGCATCGAACCGCCCGAAGTCCGCGAGGCGAACGGCAAAGACCCCGAGGGGACCATCACGCTCTCGGCGGAGCGCGACCGCGACCGCGTGCTCATCCAGGTCGAGGACGACGGCGCCGGAATCGACCACGAGACGATGCGGGAGAAAGCCGTCGAGAAGGGCGTCAAGAGCCGCGAGGAAGTCGAAGAGATGCCCGACGGGGAAGTCGAGGACCTCGTCTTCCACCCCGGCTTCTCCACGAACGAGGAGGTCACGGACGTCTCCGGGCGCGGCGTCGGGATGGACGTCGTGCGCGACACCGTGACCCGCCTCGACGGCTCCGTCTCCGTCTCCAGCGTCCCCGGCGAGGGGACGACGTTCACGATGACGCTCCCGGTGACCGTCGCCATCGTGAAGGTGCTGTTCGTGGAGAGCGGCGGCGAGGAGTACGGCATCCCCATCAAGACCGTCGACGAGATTTCGCGGATGAAGCCCGTGAAGACCGTCGACGGCGAGGAAGTCATCACCTACGACGAGACGGTCTACCCGCTCGTGCGTCTCGGCGGCGCGCTGAACGTCCCCGGCGAGACGAAAAACGGCGACGGGATGCTCGTGCGCATCCGCGACTCCGAGCGGCAGGTCGCGATTCACTGCGACGACGTCCGCGGACAGGAGGAAGTCGTCGTCAAGCCATTCGAGGGCATCCTCTCGGGCATCCCCGGCCTGTCCGGCGCGGCGGTGCTCGGCGAAGGCGACGTGGTCACGATTCTGGACGTTGCGACGCTCTAA
- a CDS encoding chemotaxis protein CheW: MNLEDADRVAENAAHVVEFQLGDEVCAIDIDAVDSIVESKQVTRVPRAPEAVEGVMDLRGETTAIVDPREFLAIGGDHDSDNILVLDRADDKQKIGLRVAEVTEVSGYADHQIDRGDRVSRIGTSAIERELVEGVIRKGATEDDEDEDHDVELVLWLDIDRLIESVSAGENGDNQR, encoded by the coding sequence ATGAACCTCGAAGACGCGGACCGCGTGGCCGAGAACGCCGCGCACGTCGTCGAGTTCCAACTCGGCGACGAGGTCTGCGCCATCGACATCGACGCCGTTGACAGCATCGTCGAGTCGAAGCAAGTGACTCGCGTTCCGCGCGCCCCCGAGGCCGTCGAGGGCGTGATGGACCTGCGCGGCGAGACGACCGCCATCGTCGACCCGCGGGAGTTCCTCGCCATCGGCGGCGACCACGACTCGGACAACATCCTCGTGTTGGACCGCGCCGACGACAAACAGAAGATCGGCCTCCGAGTCGCCGAAGTGACGGAAGTGTCGGGCTACGCGGACCACCAGATCGACCGCGGTGACCGCGTGTCTCGCATCGGCACGTCGGCCATCGAGCGCGAACTCGTCGAGGGCGTCATCCGGAAGGGCGCGACCGAGGACGACGAGGACGAAGACCACGACGTCGAGTTGGTGTTGTGGCTCGACATCGACCGGCTCATCGAGTCGGTGTCTGCGGGCGAAAACGGCGACAATCAGCGCTGA
- the cheB gene encoding protein-glutamate methylesterase CheB, whose product MTRALVVDDSHFMRTVISDILETGGIDVVDTASNGAKAVDKVADVDPDVVTMDVEMPEMNGIEAVEAIMDDHPVPILMLSALTTEDADATLEAMEKGAVDTFAKPGGTISTELSGHSEELVAAVEDVAAADPTAGHDVQQTTSTAGGDDFVDDPTLLVGASTGGPNVVESILASLPREADFRILVVQHMPDQFTSRFAKRLDESSDYDIKEAADGARIGGGEGLVARGDYHMRVSGYSNGRLRVRLDQSERRHSVRPAIDVTMESAAERVTDPTVAAVLTGMGTDGAAGVRAIKDAGGHTFAQDEETSAVFGIPERAIETGCVDEVLPAERLTEAITDSIRRST is encoded by the coding sequence ATGACGCGTGCGCTGGTGGTCGACGACTCGCATTTCATGCGAACGGTCATCAGCGACATCTTGGAGACCGGAGGCATCGACGTCGTCGACACCGCGTCGAACGGCGCGAAGGCGGTCGACAAAGTCGCCGACGTGGACCCGGACGTGGTGACGATGGACGTGGAGATGCCGGAGATGAACGGCATCGAAGCGGTCGAAGCCATCATGGACGACCACCCGGTGCCGATTCTGATGCTGTCCGCGCTCACCACCGAGGACGCGGACGCCACCCTCGAAGCGATGGAGAAGGGCGCCGTGGACACGTTCGCGAAGCCCGGCGGCACCATCTCGACGGAGCTCTCCGGCCACAGCGAGGAACTCGTGGCGGCCGTCGAGGACGTCGCCGCCGCGGACCCGACGGCGGGCCACGACGTCCAACAGACGACGTCCACGGCCGGCGGGGACGATTTCGTGGACGACCCGACGCTGCTCGTCGGCGCGTCCACGGGCGGGCCGAACGTCGTGGAGTCGATTCTGGCGTCGCTCCCGCGGGAGGCGGACTTCCGGATTCTCGTCGTCCAGCACATGCCCGACCAGTTCACGTCGCGGTTCGCGAAGCGACTGGACGAGTCCAGCGACTACGACATCAAGGAAGCGGCGGACGGCGCGCGCATCGGCGGCGGCGAGGGGTTGGTCGCGCGCGGCGACTACCACATGCGCGTCTCGGGCTACTCGAACGGCCGCCTGCGCGTGCGCCTCGACCAGAGCGAGCGACGCCACAGCGTGCGACCCGCCATCGACGTGACGATGGAGAGCGCGGCCGAGCGCGTGACCGACCCGACGGTCGCGGCCGTCCTCACCGGGATGGGGACGGACGGCGCCGCGGGCGTTCGCGCAATCAAGGACGCGGGCGGCCACACGTTCGCACAGGACGAGGAGACCAGCGCCGTGTTCGGCATCCCGGAGCGCGCCATCGAGACGGGGTGCGTGGACGAGGTGTTGCCGGCCGAACGGCTGACCGAAGCGATCACCGACTCGATACGGAGGAGTACGTGA
- a CDS encoding DUF7500 family protein, translating into MSGDGSQDGDERVLSPDELDIEDEEDVASIGDGRYVIGSDGPPAASESNESGDAPPEPEQPDPTRKPAADPGPAPEAEPAAEPEPEPEPTVTGRDVKEWLGEELASHDSEYAYHIAAKYGDDVTHQQLATDDVGAAFDGLLVWYARQLAGNTPVDEALGILLGESSVQVRYPTSRLVAYLEAHDLGPDDSISDLVSAVSEEDGLAFPRRR; encoded by the coding sequence ATGAGCGGCGACGGGAGCCAGGACGGCGACGAGCGCGTTCTCTCTCCGGACGAACTCGACATCGAGGACGAGGAGGACGTGGCGTCCATCGGCGACGGCCGGTACGTCATCGGCTCCGACGGCCCCCCAGCGGCCAGCGAGTCGAACGAATCGGGCGACGCGCCGCCCGAACCCGAACAGCCCGACCCCACGCGCAAACCGGCAGCCGACCCCGGTCCAGCCCCCGAAGCCGAGCCCGCGGCCGAACCCGAACCGGAGCCCGAACCGACCGTGACGGGCCGCGACGTCAAGGAGTGGCTCGGCGAGGAACTGGCGAGCCACGACAGCGAGTACGCCTACCACATCGCCGCGAAGTACGGCGACGACGTCACCCATCAGCAACTCGCGACAGACGACGTCGGCGCCGCGTTCGACGGCCTGCTCGTCTGGTACGCGCGCCAACTCGCGGGCAACACGCCCGTCGACGAAGCCCTCGGCATCCTCCTCGGCGAGTCCAGCGTGCAGGTGCGGTACCCGACCTCGCGGCTCGTCGCGTATCTCGAAGCCCACGACCTCGGCCCCGACGACTCGATTTCGGACCTCGTGTCGGCGGTCTCCGAGGAGGACGGCCTCGCGTTCCCGCGCCGGCGGTAG
- a CDS encoding chemotaxis protein CheC has protein sequence MSTMIDIRRLQTVNELARAGATTVADNLSQLTGVETEMQITKINVIDVEDLGAHLGDQKQVGVNVPLQEQPYGSVLVLFDDESARRVASTMMGGIESSGGGYSDMERSAIREVGNIMTSGFIDGWANVLGRTIDISTPQLIRADGHEIADHCVDPGEHEIAMVFDATLHAPDADVEAKIYSFPDVEEFVAMINDI, from the coding sequence ATGAGTACGATGATCGACATCCGGCGATTACAGACGGTGAACGAACTCGCCCGAGCGGGCGCGACGACGGTCGCGGACAACCTCAGCCAGCTCACGGGCGTCGAGACGGAGATGCAGATTACGAAAATCAACGTCATCGACGTCGAAGACCTCGGCGCTCACCTCGGCGACCAGAAACAGGTCGGCGTGAACGTCCCCCTGCAGGAACAGCCCTACGGCTCCGTGCTCGTGTTGTTCGACGACGAGAGCGCGCGCCGCGTCGCGTCCACGATGATGGGCGGCATCGAGAGCAGCGGCGGCGGGTACAGTGACATGGAGCGCTCGGCCATCCGCGAGGTCGGGAACATCATGACCAGCGGCTTCATCGACGGCTGGGCGAACGTCCTCGGGCGCACCATCGACATCTCGACGCCACAACTCATCCGCGCGGACGGCCACGAAATCGCCGACCACTGCGTCGACCCCGGCGAACACGAGATAGCGATGGTGTTCGACGCGACGCTCCACGCGCCGGACGCCGACGTCGAGGCGAAAATCTACTCGTTCCCCGACGTCGAGGAGTTCGTCGCGATGATCAACGACATCTGA
- the cheY gene encoding chemotaxis protein CheY translates to MAKQVLLVDDSEFMRNLLREILEEEFEIADEAENGVEAVEMYKEYEPDLVMMDIVMPIRDGIEATSEIKEYDGSAHIIMCTSIGQEEKMKKAVKAGADGYITKPFQKPSVMDAISDVLTA, encoded by the coding sequence ATGGCGAAGCAGGTCCTACTGGTGGACGACTCCGAGTTTATGCGGAACTTGCTCCGCGAGATTCTCGAAGAGGAGTTCGAGATCGCGGACGAAGCCGAGAACGGAGTCGAAGCCGTAGAGATGTACAAGGAGTACGAGCCGGACCTCGTGATGATGGACATCGTGATGCCGATTCGGGACGGCATCGAAGCGACCTCCGAAATCAAGGAGTACGACGGCAGCGCCCACATCATCATGTGTACGAGCATCGGGCAGGAGGAGAAGATGAAGAAGGCGGTGAAGGCTGGCGCCGACGGCTACATCACGAAGCCGTTCCAGAAGCCCAGCGTCATGGACGCCATCTCGGACGTGCTCACGGCATGA
- a CDS encoding chemotaxis protein CheD produces the protein MTADTSTVRVGVADWRVADDDSILVTSGLGSCVAVVVYDPDAGIGGLLHAMLPEAPAPVDTPAKYVDSGFDEMREALSGLGADPENLSGKLAGGSSMLDISVGDAIGDRNVAAAERALADADVDLVAAETGGNNGRSVSFSPTSGDVTIDRVDSEVQVI, from the coding sequence GTGACCGCCGACACGTCCACGGTCCGCGTCGGCGTCGCCGACTGGCGAGTCGCCGACGACGACTCGATTCTCGTCACCAGCGGCCTCGGGTCGTGTGTCGCCGTGGTCGTCTACGACCCCGACGCCGGCATCGGGGGGCTACTCCACGCGATGCTCCCGGAGGCCCCCGCGCCAGTCGACACGCCCGCGAAGTACGTCGACTCGGGGTTCGACGAGATGCGCGAAGCGCTCTCTGGGCTCGGCGCCGACCCCGAGAACCTCTCGGGGAAACTCGCCGGCGGCAGTTCGATGCTCGACATCTCCGTCGGCGACGCAATCGGCGACCGGAACGTCGCCGCCGCCGAGCGCGCGCTCGCCGACGCGGACGTCGACCTCGTCGCCGCCGAGACCGGCGGGAACAACGGCCGGTCGGTGTCCTTTAGTCCCACGAGCGGCGACGTTACCATAGACCGGGTGGACTCCGAGGTGCAAGTAATTTGA